The segment GAGAGTATGTTGGTTGAGCAGTTAACAACACGTTTAGGCATTGCTTTGGGCGCTAGTCAGGTAGATAGTGCGATTTCATCTAACTCACTCGTATTAACCACAATCATCGATGGGCGTTGTTTAACATCGACTCGGCGGATTATTGACCGTGGCATTAATATGCATGTGGTGACTGAAGTTCAGCATGCGGTGATCCTCGTTGAACACCATTTACTTGACCGTAAACAACTACAAAAAAAATTATCGGGCATCAAACCACTACGTTATCCCCGCTGGCTAATGGTGGTGATGGTGGCGCTTTCTTGTGCTTGCTTCAGTTCCCTTAACGGAGGTGGTTGGGAAAGTGCGTTGATCACTTTTATGGCGAGTGGCTGTGCGATGTATATCCGGCAAGTGTTAACATCTCGCCAGATTAACCCATTGATTAACTTCTGCATTACAGCATTTGTCG is part of the Providencia zhijiangensis genome and harbors:
- a CDS encoding threonine/serine ThrE exporter family protein; this encodes MKDCIADEKTQGEEMLVDTQREITKLCIECGLLLLQHGAESMLVEQLTTRLGIALGASQVDSAISSNSLVLTTIIDGRCLTSTRRIIDRGINMHVVTEVQHAVILVEHHLLDRKQLQKKLSGIKPLRYPRWLMVVMVALSCACFSSLNGGGWESALITFMASGCAMYIRQVLTSRQINPLINFCITAFVATSVSGLLLKVPYLNVTETIAMAASVLLLVPGFPLINAVADMFKGHVNTGIARWMMASLLTLATCIGVVLAMIIWNLREWA